The Meriones unguiculatus strain TT.TT164.6M chromosome 14, Bangor_MerUng_6.1, whole genome shotgun sequence sequence CATGAGCACTCTGAGTTGTTTGTTACTGCTGCATTAGGTACATGGAGAggtaaatacttttttttctattctcagtATTAACCCATGTGTATTTTTACAATTAAAGTTCATTTCTGTTAAGCAAGATAAAGTtaaatttgttttcctttctaatttagatctattttttataatgtattcactttacatcctaattgtagccccttctcttgtctcttcctggtcccactcttcctccctgttCCCCCTCTATTTCCCTGCCCTATTTCtaagaaaggaggagcccttctcccctaccatctgactctaTCAAgactcattaggactgcttgcatcctcttcttctgtggcctagcaacaACCCTTCCCTACTCtgcaccagggagaagtgatcaaaaagtaggtAACAGAGTCCAcagcagagacagcccctgctccccttgctagggaacctaTGGGATACAACTGAGCAGGGGGCTAGGTTCCTCTTCATGcacggttcttggttggtgcatcttTCTCTGCAGACACCCcaaggcccagatttgttggctttgctggtctccttgtggggctcatATAAGctttgggtccttctattcccccactcttttCTGTGACTccttgagctctgcccaaagtttggctaagagtctttcagagatttATTGTAGGGTCCTAGCCTGTTCCCTCTCTATAACTGCTTCCAGTGTCAttctctttgctcttttgaatgagaagtaagcatcctccctagggtcctccttattttttagcttctttaggtctgtgggttgtagtatggttatcctgtattatatggttagtatctgcttataagtgcGCACCCCACTCTcttcaaaggacaggtcaacaaaacagaagataaaccaagagataatgacactaacagtgtcacgaatcaaatgaaaataccagacatctacagaacttttcacccaaacaaagaatataccttcttctcagcacctcacagaatgttctccaaaattgactatatagtaggtcataaagcaagcctcaacagatagaaaaagactgaaataattccttgtatcctgtcaaaccacaatggactaaagctggacctaacaacaacagaaataacacaaAGTCTACACactttggaaactgaacaactgcctatcaatgacatctgggtcagggaagaaaataagaaagaaattaagaacttcctaaattcaatgaaaatgaaggtgcaacatacttatgggacacaatgacagcagtgctaagagggaagttaACAGCATTAAGCGCAGTTCTTTAGACTGTTTATAATTGTGGTCATTAATATAGTTGCTTtacaaatgtccttgatgtggGTTCCCCAAcaagtggaacaggggctgtctctgacaatgaCTCTATCACCTGCATTtgtatcactttcccctagctgggcagccttgtctggcttcagagGAGGATGGTTGGCTTGGTCCTGATGTGGCTTGATGTTCCTGGAGGAGTTGGTATGGGGTGGGTGGGggccttttctgaggagaaggggaggtgggaaaaggggaagaagatggaaaagcaggacagggagaagaggaaggagggctggcattgggatgtaaagtgaaaaaaattaaaacatcaatatgataaaaagaaaaatagcaatgTGGGAAAATCATatagaaaatacacaaaaataataaaaaaataatattgaatcAACTCTTTATAGTTGTGGTGATTAATATAATTGTTTTACAAATGTCCTATTTCTGTTGCTTTTCAGTGTTACACTTTTGTTCCTTTTCCTTGCTTTTATGACTCTATGTCATAACTGATACCCACTAACTGATGATAACTTTTTTGCTTAATCTTGAAAGCCTGCATATTACACACATTCAACTTCCTATAGTCTGCTTTAACTTAAACTATGATGCCTCCCAAGGAATGTTCTCTCATTTCTCATTTCAAGGCTTGTTCTTCATTGGTGACTTTACATTATAAATCTAAAGATATGATAtcttattatttataattaaagatttaattatatacttaagcaatttaaataaaaataaaataataatacaaactATTATTGATGGCTGAACCTAGAATCTTATGTATTCTAGCCAAGTTTTATGCCAGTTATGTCCCCAGCCTTCTTCTCTGTAGATGTTGTTAAATGtcgatgtgtatgtatgtgcatgtccgTGTGTGTAATTGCGTGCTTAGGTGTATCTCAGGACATATGAAGACATCAGAGCAAAACCTTCGTACTCAAGCCTTTCCTGCCAATctgcttgagacaaggtctcttggtGCTTACGGCTGTGTATATCAGGCTAGCTCGTCTGTAAAATTTCAGAGattttcctatgtccatccccCATTCTGCCATACAAGGACTCAAAACAGAGGCCCGCTGAACTCAGACCCTCACTGTGCATCAAGCTTTCCATCTATGTAGCGTGCCTCTAACCCCACCACCTTTCACTTGCTTTTGGCTCTTGGAGAACgtgtacaatgtattttgaccCTATTTACCCCCAACCCACCACGATTCCCCTTTTCCTTCTGAACCCATCACATCCACTTTGTTCTGTGCATATGCTCTGGGCTGTGGAGCTTTCCGACACAGAGCCCTGCCTTGGACAAATTACCGAGGAACGCACTTTGATGAACACTGACTCTTTCTCTCTAGAAGCTATTAATTACCAGTTGTTCCTTAGCTAGTAATTAACAAACACTTAAGAACAGTATTTCTGAGCATCgattatcatttttattgaaaagtttagatttattcattttgttttgtgtctgagtattttgccttcgtgtatgtatatacaccatATGTGTTTGGCACCCACAGAGGTCTGTAGAGAGTCTCAGATTCCCTGGCACTGGGGTTGTTAATGGTtgtatgcatctgtgtgtatgcTGGAATCCAACCTGGATGCTCTACAAGACCAACAAGTTCTCTTAAGTGCTAGTCAACGCTCCAGCCCCTCTTCCAACTGTTAagtgagacaaggtttcactaatttgcccaggatggccttgaactcactatgtactcTAAGCAGGCCTTCAACTTGTGATTCTCCTATCACATACTCCCAAATAACTGCACAATAATCTCCAGTTTCATAGCTTATTTAATGCTAAATTTaccatatattattttaaaatttcttacgGAATTTTCAGATTAGCATGTATAATTAATTTGAATTAATCATTATGCTGCAAACTTGTAGAACATTCATCTACACCACACCTGTCTTAAACATTAACAATTTCTTATTTAGAAAAATAGCAAATTTGATTCGCAAATCTCTGGTTTGGAAAAATGGGAATTTTATAAGGCACAAAGAGCTGTATTTGATGGTAAATGCACAAAATGCATACCCTTCCCAACTAGGGCACACACACTGTTCATTTTGCGTCTCACAatagtttcataaaaaaaaacattttaaaaacctgGAGTTTTCAAAAACAAGTGGGTTCTTCAGACAGGATACACAATTTGGATTGGATTTTATACACTCTGAAAAATCTGTCTTTTTAGGTATATTTAGATAATTCACATtcactgtgatttttttataGTGGAATAATTACTATCATATTTGAAACAAGTTTCTACATACTCACATATTAAATTTCccttaatttgtttttatattctggatttttCAACATCTTAGCATTTGATTTCCATTTATAACCTTTAAAATACTTAATGGCTGCCCTGGAGTAATCAATATGCACATAAAGACCATCTAAGTCTCCTGTCAGATGCCAGCACAGGGGGGGGAGGGCTCACAGCACAGGGTGGGGAGGGCTCACAGCACGGGGGGGGAGGGCTCAcagcacagggaggggagggttcacagcacagggaggggagggttcacagcacagggaggggagggttcacagcacagggaggggaggggctcacagcacagggaggggagggttcacagcacagggaggggagggctcacagcacagggaggggaggggctcacagcacagggaggggagggctcacagcacagggaggggaggggctcacagcacagggaggggaggggctcacagcacagggaggggaggggctcaCAGCACAAGGGGGAGGGGCTCAcagcacagggaggggagggctcacaggacagggaggggagggctcacagcacagggaggggagggTTCACAGCACAAGGGGGAGGGGCTCacaggacagggaggggagggctcacaggacagggaggggagggttCACAggacagggagggggaggggctcacagcccagggagggggaggggctcacAGCACGGGGGGGAGGGTTCACAGGACAGGGGGGAGGGGCTCAcagcacagggaggggagggctcacagcacagggaggggagggctcacagcacagggaggggagggTTCACAGCACAAGGGGGAGGGGCTCACAGGACAGAGAGGGGAGGGCTCACAGGACAGAGAGGGGAGGGCTCacaggacagggaggggagggctcacagcacagggaggggagggTTCACAGCACAAGGGGGGGCTCacaggacagggaggggagggctcacaggacagggaggggagggttCACAggacagggagggggaggggctcacagcccagggagggggaggggctcacAGCACGGGGGGGAGGGTTCACAGGACAGGGGGGAGGGGCTCAcagcacagggaggggagggctcacagcacagggaggggagggttcacagcacagggaggggaggtctcacagcacagggaggggagggTTCACAGCACAAGGAGGGGAGGGTTCAcagcacagggaggggagggctCACAGCACAAGGAGGGGAGGGACTCACAGCACGGGGGGGGAGGGCTCACAGCACAGGGGGGTGAGGGGCTCAcagcacagggaggggagggttcacagcacagggaggggagggctcacagcacagggaggggagggttcacagcacagggaggggagggctcacagcacagggaggggagggctCACAGGACAGAGATTCTCTCTGTCATCCTTTATAACATTCACGCTGTTCATTCTTCGTGCTCAAATGGTATCATCTGTAATCTTGTGATTCAGACTGCTTGACTAATGTGTTACATACTAAATTAAGAATAAGAAAACCCAAACATTTTACTTCTTACTTAgtctattttgattttatttcttaCTAAGCATGGATCCACATTTCTTACATCAGAAAACTATTTACAACATTTGTGCAGCAAAACATTCAGCTTCATGTTTGCTTGTCTGCAGTGTTTTCAACTTGACTCTGGTTCTTTTGTGTTTCTCGTCTCTAGATTTTATGGTAGCAatttgaagcatttttttttttttctgataaactGAAGAAACATCATTAGCATTACAGTCTTTCAAATTGATTTTCTGGGCTTAAGAATAGGAGTACTGATTTTAATACATACTATATAGtagaataaaattgaaaatattgcATATGTTTTTACAGGAAAGCTCTCATAGATACCGGAATATTACTATAGAGAAGTTCAGATATAGATTTAGTATGAAAAGTCGATAGTTTACATTATATTTTGTATAATATAAAATTGAATCAATATAGAGGCAAATTATATCATAAACATGTCCTTCAGCAGTATTAGTAAATGATATCACAAACATGTCCTTTAGCAGTATTAGTAAATTGTAAAAACGGAAGTCGATTATTGTGAACGTGCCCTGACTGCACAAACGAGAATTGGAGGAAGTTTATGGTAATGTTTTACATTTCAGGAAGTTTCTTGTGTGTAAAAAACAGATCTATGAGCCGATCACGAATCTGTTTGGTCTTGACACCGTACACCACTGGATTAACTGCGGAAGGTACTAAGAGGTACACACTCGCAACAATGATGTGAACACTGGGGGGCACCTTCTTGCCAACGCGGTGAGTTAGGAAGCTAAACAGTGCAGGTGTATAGGAGACCAGCATGGTGCAGACATGCGCAGCACAGGTGCCCAGGGCTTTAGAGCGGGCATTCTGGGAAGAAAGCCGGAACACTGCCTGGAGGATTTTTATGTAGGATGTCGCTATGAGTCCTAGGTCCACTGTTATCACTGAAAGGGCCACTGAGATGCCATACACTCTGTTAATGAGAGTGTTGGCGCTGGCCAACTTCACCACAGCCATGTGCTCACAGTAGGCATGAGGGATGACATAGCCTGTGTAGTAGGGCAGCCTCTTAGTGAGAAGAGGACATGGTAAGACCATGAGCACACCTCTGACCAGGCCAAGCAGACCTAGTTTAGTCATCATAGATGTTGTCAGGATCCTTGGATAATGAAGGGGGATACAAATGGCCACAAAGGGATCGAATGCCATCGCTACTAGGATGGCCGACTCCATGATGCAGAGCGTGTGGATAAAATACATTTGTGTTAGACAGGCATCAAAGTCAATCCAATGTGCATCAAACCAGAAGATGCCAAGCATCTTCAGAGTTGCAGAAGTGGCAAGACACATGTCATTCACCGACAGCATGCAAAGGAAGAAATACATAGGCTGGTGGAGGCTCGGCTCTAGCTTGATAGTAGCTATGATTACGCTGTTCCCCAGCAGGGTCAGGACAAACAGGAGGCAGACAGGGATGCCAATCCAGCAGTGAAAGTTTTCCAACCCAGGAATACCAACCAGGAAAAAAGATGCAATGTGTTGACATGTAATGTTGCCTGCCGTGTTAAAACCAAGCATGCTGTATGTTTGGTAGAAAGTACCATTGTAAATTCTTCCCTGGTCCAGCGTCACTTGAAACACTTTCCCAGACGAACCGACTTTACCAAACTTCTGAAAATGCTAAGATAAATGACTTTATGCTTTAAGGTTTAGCATCTCAATCTGAAATTGAAATAGATGTATTTACTAATTTTTCTGAGCTTCAAAGATTACTTCAGTTATAGTCATTTTTCTTCCATAGTACAGGATCTGTATTTAGCTAGTGTATaactttgttgttggtggtgattTTCTTCtcaagaaatgaaataaatacagaaaattatttgaaaatacttACAAACACACCTTATTTAACAGATGTAAAAATACTCTGTcactttaaatttataattttatcctTAGCATAACTCAATTCTTAGACATCCCAATAGGATCTGATAAGAACAAAGGATATAATTTATAGACATAACTCGTTTAtcacatttcaaaaataaagtcAAGCATATTTCATATTGCCAGCAGAAatatcatacattttttttttcatttcaagttTGTGTGACCCTTCAGTgtacaaaatagaaaacaaaaacaaaaacattccatgAGCAGAGAGGTTTGTGGAAAGGGTCTTAAAGACACAAatgaggaagcaaaggcaggctgCTCATTCCAAAGCTACTTTTCTTGGAAGTGGTAACACAGAGAAAGCTCAGTGGAATAATTACTGACTGCCCACTGTCAGTTAACGGACTACAGTGGCTGTGGAAGGCAGAGGGATCTTTTATATCCTGTCTCTTGAAACTGTCCTATTTGATAAACTTCATGGATATTTGTTAGCTAATATTGCCCCCTTATCATTTCTATTTAACGATATTAAGCCTTTTAAAAGATGACTTGATGGACAGGTGAATACAAGCACATAAGAtgcagaaatagaaaaatatagtcatttttttaattgttgcttgTAAACCCATGATTTGGAAAAAAGCCCCATTGTCCTGTAGTAGCACAGCTCTGTAGACCTAGCCCTCCCTCTAATGCAGGTGCCTACTGACAGCAAGGCCGAAAGACTCAGCAACTCAGGGTTTTCATTTCAGCAGCAAGCCTAAATTCTTAGTATCTCTCCTCTCACTATGTCCTTTAGCTTTTACAATCATCCTGGATCATTCTTCTTAAAATCTAGTACCAAAATTGTGTACCATTATCTGCACCCTTTGTAACACTGTTTCATTCACTTCTTTATTTGCGATTCTTTCGTGCATAAATACTGAAAAAGCACACTGTTTTACTTTacttatctttaaaatgtgtttctaaaatattcttaataaagaaacaaatttattTCTAGTATTAGGGGAAAAGCATAGTTTAAATTTTACCAGTAAGCTATAATTTAGAACTGAAACTATTTTTCACCATTGAAGTTTATAGCATTAGAGATAAGAAATAAACTATAAACATTAACATTTAAATTACAGAGTTTTTCATATATACCAAACACCTGGTACTTATAAGTCCTCACATGACTTTCCTTGAAAGAGGCATTAAGCAAAGTTCTATCTTCATCAGATCCTGGAGGGATTAACCTTATACAAGGATGATTGGAGCTTGCAGGACATCATGTCAAGCAGACAGTTGTGACTGAGATCGCCTAGACTTTATCAAGGGAGGTTTGTAAAGGGTATAAATAAAATTCTTCTTGGTTATTAAAGTCgtatctttttttcttcagtaagTTTACTTCTATGGAGACAGCATGTCTGCCTTATATAGAGAAAAAGACTAAAATTGATTCCCTTTATGaaaagcatctgttttgatacactgctagatgtggtctttcaggggccctctgtgataggctcctgtcctgttacttgttttctcctacttccaatgcccatcccatttgtctttctaagtgaggattaatcatcttacgctgggtcctctttcttgtttatcttctttaggtgtgtagatttcagtatgtttatcatatctgataggtctagtacccacttataagtgagtatataccatgtgtgtctttctgcttctgggatacctcactcaggatgatcttttctaggtcccaccatttgccaacccagatgtccctcagttgaggaatggatacagaaactgtggtacatttagataatcgaatactgctcagcaatggaaaacaaggaattcatgtactttgcaggtaaatgtaaAGCTTCTTGGCAGACCCAGGAGGCACAGATTTGCAGACAACACTGGGAATACGATTTGCTTCTCTTCTTGGACCATTGACGGCATCTGCCTCCCCAGGTTGTTTGAATGGAACCCCTGCCTTATAATCTTCAGCACACAGGCAGTTGTCAAAACTCCTCTTAACTCTGACTTCTGTTGACTGGATTGCTTCATGGAGCCTGTACCCTGACATTGGTTGTCTCTGAATCCCTGGGCGTAGTCCATTGCCTGGAATCCTCACTTTGAGAGCAGATGACTCATGTGTAATACTGTGGTACTTCGCTTCACTGTTCTTTTAATATACTCTCCATTTTGTCTTGATGTATTACAATAGCACACATGAAGATACTCCAAACTAGGCTTATTTTAATGCCAACATCTCATCAATCGTAGCTAACTTTGTGATTCTGATAGTGTTCCCAACTTTGTGTCTGGTGTCAGTCTCATTCATCAGGAAGTAAGTATAAAAGGCATTTATAAAATTCCAATATAGACACaacaaattcttttctttttttttcccagcaaactttttttttctctacttttctcattttttttttcaatgcagtttattcaggaaccttgaacaatcatcagaccctggggaaagccagcccacagcttaaatagcctctgggtagccaaccccagcgtgccacgtggacaatgcagataggtccacatacatggaagcaagccagatcctcagccttagccaaatgtggagttgttcgtgacagagag is a genomic window containing:
- the LOC132646993 gene encoding olfactory receptor 52P1-like, coding for MLGFNTAGNITCQHIASFFLVGIPGLENFHCWIGIPVCLLFVLTLLGNSVIIATIKLEPSLHQPMYFFLCMLSVNDMCLATSATLKMLGIFWFDAHWIDFDACLTQMYFIHTLCIMESAILVAMAFDPFVAICIPLHYPRILTTSMMTKLGLLGLVRGVLMVLPCPLLTKRLPYYTGYVIPHAYCEHMAVVKLASANTLINRVYGISVALSVITVDLGLIATSYIKILQAVFRLSSQNARSKALGTCAAHVCTMLVSYTPALFSFLTHRVGKKVPPSVHIIVASVYLLVPSAVNPVVYGVKTKQIRDRLIDLFFTHKKLPEM